A stretch of Lysinibacillus agricola DNA encodes these proteins:
- the fabZ gene encoding 3-hydroxyacyl-ACP dehydratase FabZ: MLDIQQIQEVIRHRYPFLLVDRVLELEEGKRAVAIKNVTINEEFFNGHFPNYPVMPGVLIVEALAQVSAIIMLTKEGNQGRLGLLAGIDNCRFKKQVKPGDQLRLEVEITRLKGAIGKGRGIATVDGKIACEAELIFAFGS, from the coding sequence ATGCTAGATATTCAACAAATACAAGAAGTCATTAGACATCGTTACCCATTTCTTTTAGTGGATAGAGTATTGGAGTTAGAGGAAGGCAAGAGAGCGGTAGCCATTAAAAATGTAACAATAAACGAAGAATTTTTTAATGGGCATTTTCCTAATTATCCAGTAATGCCGGGTGTGCTAATTGTGGAAGCATTAGCACAAGTAAGTGCGATTATTATGCTCACAAAAGAAGGAAATCAAGGGAGACTTGGATTACTAGCAGGTATTGATAATTGTCGCTTTAAAAAACAAGTTAAACCTGGTGATCAACTGCGACTTGAAGTGGAAATTACACGCTTAAAGGGTGCCATTGGTAAGGGACGTGGAATAGCAACGGTTGATGGAAAAATAGCTTGTGAGGCAGAACTTATTTTTGCATTTGGAAGCTAA